The following are from one region of the Paenibacillus bovis genome:
- a CDS encoding carboxymuconolactone decarboxylase family protein, with protein MQTRMNYYQVHPTVYKQMMQLETFIKEQGLDPVLYELIKIRASQINGCAFCLDMHTRDLRKMGESEERIALLSVWRETPYYTEAEKAVLHLTEVVTQVAQHGVPQDVYDRVLQYFSEKEYMDIIMAINIINSWNRIAISTGMFPGCKG; from the coding sequence ATGCAAACCCGTATGAATTACTACCAAGTCCACCCTACCGTCTACAAACAAATGATGCAATTAGAGACATTCATCAAGGAACAGGGACTTGATCCTGTCCTCTATGAGCTGATCAAAATCCGCGCTTCCCAGATTAACGGCTGCGCTTTTTGCCTGGATATGCATACCCGGGATCTGCGCAAAATGGGCGAATCCGAAGAACGGATCGCCCTACTGAGTGTATGGAGAGAAACGCCTTATTACACCGAAGCCGAGAAAGCGGTATTGCATCTGACCGAGGTAGTCACACAGGTAGCGCAGCATGGCGTACCACAGGATGTCTATGACCGTGTGCTCCAGTATTTTAGCGAGAAGGAATACATGGATATCATTATGGCGATTAACATCATTAACAGCTGGAATCGGATAGCGATATCGACCGGAATGTTCCCGGGATGCAAGGGTTAA
- a CDS encoding methyl-accepting chemotaxis protein: MSILRNLKFRSKLLVLNIAALAFIVVIGSVGYVQVQNMAANSATMYSNSLHKVSSINQILTNFNRYMGDVLQLMLNEDPARNNSLKQHYEETFATISASLTRYTQLPLSAEEKQIFVGITETRKQIRSTLGEITTLTTQNKNAEAYNMYVTRIEPLKKTLEGYYTQLADIATAEAKVKNDENEQARQLAQTVTIVCAVVAAIILLLLSYIITRMITVPIRSLQQMMEKAADGDFTVKGNYPYRDETGQLTHSFDSMVGSLNELVKQISGNAVTLAASSEQLLASSEQSATATEHISNQVQDINDGTEKQAQGAVEMNRTMEEMNTGIQRIAESATELAAESQDSEEKVTRGYKQLEKSNQQMEQIYQSIGALAVVVQSLNKKSVSIGEITNTIKNIADQTSLLSLNAAIEAARAGEEGKGFAVVAAEVKKLAVQTQVSSQNVSSLISEIQTETQNVLQNVEVSQSQAQEGKEAIAEVSSVFDSVMQSIRNLSVQLHEVSAVTEEMSASSEEVLASVGASAEIAVHSKDMSQSVAAATEEQLASVQEVTSSAAYLSNLAVELQSSIERFKV; the protein is encoded by the coding sequence ATGAGTATTCTTCGCAACCTCAAATTCCGTTCCAAACTGCTGGTTCTCAATATTGCTGCCCTTGCTTTCATAGTCGTTATTGGCTCCGTTGGATATGTACAGGTACAAAATATGGCAGCCAACTCGGCCACCATGTACAGCAACAGTCTTCATAAAGTAAGCTCGATCAATCAGATCCTGACCAACTTTAACCGCTATATGGGCGATGTACTGCAGCTCATGCTGAATGAAGATCCTGCGCGCAATAATTCTTTGAAGCAGCATTATGAAGAGACTTTTGCTACGATCAGTGCTTCTCTTACCCGTTATACCCAGCTCCCTCTAAGTGCCGAAGAAAAACAGATCTTCGTCGGCATTACCGAGACCCGCAAGCAGATCCGCAGCACACTCGGTGAAATTACTACACTGACTACCCAAAATAAAAATGCCGAAGCCTACAATATGTATGTCACCCGGATCGAACCCCTGAAAAAAACGCTGGAAGGTTATTATACCCAGTTGGCCGATATCGCTACTGCCGAAGCCAAAGTCAAAAATGACGAAAACGAGCAAGCTCGCCAGCTCGCTCAGACGGTAACGATTGTATGTGCGGTCGTAGCTGCTATTATCCTGCTGCTGCTCTCCTATATCATTACCCGTATGATCACCGTACCAATTCGTTCCCTGCAGCAGATGATGGAAAAAGCAGCCGATGGCGATTTTACAGTCAAAGGCAATTATCCATACCGCGATGAGACTGGTCAGCTGACGCATTCCTTTGACAGTATGGTCGGTTCACTCAATGAGCTGGTAAAACAAATCAGCGGCAATGCTGTCACACTGGCTGCAAGCTCCGAGCAGCTGCTCGCCAGCTCGGAACAGAGTGCCACCGCCACCGAGCATATCTCCAATCAGGTACAGGATATCAATGACGGCACCGAAAAACAGGCACAGGGTGCTGTCGAGATGAACCGTACGATGGAAGAGATGAATACAGGTATCCAGCGGATTGCCGAATCCGCAACCGAACTGGCTGCCGAATCCCAGGATTCCGAAGAAAAAGTAACACGCGGCTACAAGCAGCTGGAAAAATCCAATCAACAGATGGAACAAATCTATCAGTCGATCGGTGCTCTCGCTGTTGTCGTACAATCTCTGAACAAAAAATCGGTCAGTATCGGTGAAATCACCAATACGATCAAAAATATCGCGGATCAAACCAGCCTGCTGTCTCTCAATGCCGCTATTGAAGCTGCCCGTGCCGGTGAAGAAGGCAAAGGTTTTGCGGTTGTGGCAGCCGAAGTGAAAAAACTCGCTGTACAGACCCAGGTCTCCTCCCAGAATGTTTCTTCCCTGATCAGCGAGATTCAGACCGAGACCCAGAACGTTCTGCAAAATGTCGAAGTCAGCCAGTCTCAGGCACAGGAAGGTAAAGAAGCGATCGCCGAAGTATCCTCGGTATTCGACAGCGTTATGCAGAGCATCCGCAACCTGTCGGTACAACTGCATGAAGTATCTGCAGTCACTGAAGAAATGTCGGCCAGCTCGGAAGAGGTACTCGCTTCGGTCGGTGCTTCCGCCGAAATCGCTGTTCATTCCAAAGACATGTCCCAGAGCGTCGCAGCAGCTACCGAGGAACAGCTGGCTTCTGTTCAGGAAGTAACCAGCTCTGCCGCTTATCTGAGCAACCTGGCTGTTGAACTGCAATCATCTATTGAACGGTTCAAAGTTTAA
- a CDS encoding hybrid sensor histidine kinase/response regulator has protein sequence MKNVDELIERQQKLEMELQQLRLELDECKQARIAVEKVAEDKSNFIAMLSHEIRTPMNGILSMAELLHKTRLDEEQSSYVQILQNSSNSLMALVNNLLDIGKMEAGKMKLNKDPFDVINTIEDLTYALAPRAFEKGVGVHLNVHSEIPLFVIGDVLKVRQIMMNLLQNAIKFTHTGDIKVSLFMLPPMVKDKLTVKISIEDTGIGMSTEQLQHIFEMYSQLHSDQQYTYGGTGLGLSISKHLVELMGGQIRMESMQGVGTEVSVILDFEQYTDLPSIPFQDDILQGIRILLLDSNAESVGIISDMLTEWGAHVTTASSMDKRFFDEMYHHAYDLVLVDLTMIDRERWIQDRIKIQNQCVFLLAPLGEKVEGDFRDTFDTIITKPIRKIHILNSILALQQSQR, from the coding sequence ATGAAAAATGTAGACGAACTCATAGAGCGACAGCAAAAGCTGGAGATGGAATTACAGCAGCTGCGTCTTGAATTGGACGAATGCAAGCAAGCCCGGATTGCGGTAGAAAAAGTCGCTGAAGATAAATCCAATTTTATTGCCATGCTCAGTCACGAGATTCGGACTCCGATGAATGGCATTTTGTCCATGGCTGAATTGCTGCACAAAACCCGGTTGGATGAAGAACAGAGCAGTTATGTACAGATTTTGCAGAACAGCAGTAATTCTCTGATGGCTTTGGTAAATAACCTGCTCGATATCGGCAAGATGGAAGCCGGCAAAATGAAACTGAATAAAGACCCGTTTGATGTGATCAATACGATAGAGGATCTGACCTATGCGCTTGCTCCCCGCGCTTTTGAAAAAGGAGTCGGTGTACATCTGAATGTGCATTCGGAGATTCCGCTGTTTGTCATTGGCGATGTGCTCAAAGTAAGGCAGATCATGATGAATCTACTGCAAAATGCTATTAAATTTACACATACGGGAGATATCAAAGTCTCTCTTTTTATGCTGCCGCCTATGGTAAAAGACAAGCTGACCGTGAAAATATCGATCGAAGATACCGGTATCGGTATGTCGACCGAGCAGCTGCAGCATATTTTTGAAATGTATAGCCAGCTTCACTCCGACCAGCAGTATACGTATGGAGGAACCGGTCTGGGATTGTCTATCAGCAAGCATCTGGTCGAGCTGATGGGTGGTCAGATTCGGATGGAAAGTATGCAGGGAGTCGGTACGGAAGTCAGTGTTATTCTCGATTTTGAACAGTACACTGATTTGCCGTCGATTCCATTTCAGGATGATATTCTGCAGGGGATTCGTATCCTGCTGCTGGACAGCAATGCAGAGAGTGTAGGCATTATCTCCGATATGCTGACTGAATGGGGAGCTCATGTGACAACCGCTTCCAGTATGGATAAGCGCTTTTTCGATGAAATGTATCATCACGCTTATGATCTGGTGCTAGTTGATCTTACGATGATCGACCGGGAGCGCTGGATTCAGGATCGGATAAAAATCCAGAATCAGTGCGTATTTCTGCTAGCGCCGCTGGGTGAAAAGGTAGAAGGCGATTTCCGCGATACCTTTGATACAATTATCACCAAGCCGATCCGTAAAATTCATATTCTTAACAGCATACTGGCCTTACAGCAGAGCCAGCGCTAG
- a CDS encoding formate/nitrite transporter family protein, which produces MAYYKPQQIAMNTIETGVTKARSSWTQMLVLGFLAGAFIAIGFLLDIRVIANTPEAWGSFANFIGASLFPVGLILVLVAGGELLTGNMMAVPLARMAKRISSMEMVRNLFAITIANLMGALFVAYFFGHIVGLTETGPYLTKTVEMAGHKLEGDFLQMFLSGIGCNWLVALAVWLSYSADSISGKILGIWFPTMAFVAIGFQHVVANMFLIPAAIFAGYYSWGQYLMNFVPVWLGNLTGGALFVACAYFVAYVHKPQSSVPAAGTGAAASGYQSSSPVSTGTPAAMTLQHTEQV; this is translated from the coding sequence ATGGCTTATTACAAACCGCAGCAGATTGCTATGAATACGATAGAGACAGGCGTAACCAAAGCGCGTTCCAGCTGGACCCAGATGCTGGTACTTGGATTTTTGGCAGGTGCATTTATTGCGATCGGATTTCTGCTGGATATTCGGGTAATTGCCAATACGCCGGAAGCCTGGGGCAGCTTTGCCAATTTTATCGGGGCATCACTGTTTCCCGTGGGTCTGATACTGGTGCTGGTGGCCGGAGGCGAACTGCTGACTGGTAATATGATGGCGGTACCGCTGGCTCGTATGGCCAAACGAATCTCCAGCATGGAGATGGTACGCAATCTGTTTGCAATCACGATCGCCAATCTGATGGGAGCGCTGTTTGTCGCTTATTTCTTCGGGCATATCGTGGGTCTGACAGAGACGGGGCCTTATTTGACCAAGACGGTAGAGATGGCCGGCCATAAGCTGGAGGGTGACTTCCTGCAGATGTTCCTGTCCGGTATCGGCTGTAACTGGCTCGTTGCGCTGGCCGTCTGGCTGTCTTACAGTGCAGATAGTATCAGTGGCAAAATTCTGGGCATCTGGTTCCCGACGATGGCATTTGTTGCGATCGGCTTCCAGCACGTTGTAGCCAATATGTTCCTGATTCCGGCTGCGATCTTCGCAGGCTATTATTCCTGGGGACAATATCTGATGAACTTTGTACCGGTGTGGCTCGGTAATCTGACCGGCGGGGCTTTGTTTGTTGCCTGTGCGTACTTTGTAGCTTACGTACACAAGCCGCAGTCTTCGGTACCGGCAGCAGGTACAGGAGCCGCAGCGAGTGGATATCAGTCGTCCAGTCCGGTAAGTACAGGCACGCCTGCTGCAATGACGCTGCAGCATACCGAGCAGGTATAA
- a CDS encoding FAD-dependent oxidoreductase yields the protein MKVAVIGCTHAGTSAIVNTAKLYPDAQITVYERNDNISFLSCGIALYVGGVVEDAQGLFYSTPQQLAELGVTTKMLHEVTSVNTDAKTLTARDLKTGIELTDTYDKLIVTTGSWPIIPKFEGIELDNIVLSKNFNHSNTIIEKAKSARNIVVVGAGYIGVELVEAFEMNGKQVTLIDAEDRILSKYLDPEFTARTEELLTSKGIQLALGEKVVKFNGENGKVSTVVTDKGEHAADMVILCIGFRPQTELLAGQVDMLPNGAIIVDKYMQTSKKDVFAAGDSCAVFYNPTRQHAYIPLATNAVRMGTLVARNLVTPTNEYMGTQGTSGIKIYEQNIAGTGMTETSARLAGLDVETSTFQDHYRPEFMPTHETVTLKVVYEKDSRRILGAQIMSEADLTQSINTISVCIQTGMTVDQLAFVDFFFQPHYNKPWNYLNSVGLQALAPVEAKQPVTI from the coding sequence ATGAAAGTAGCTGTTATTGGATGTACTCACGCCGGAACTTCCGCTATTGTGAACACTGCCAAATTGTACCCGGATGCACAGATTACCGTATACGAGCGTAACGACAATATTTCGTTCCTGTCCTGCGGCATTGCATTGTACGTAGGAGGTGTAGTAGAGGATGCACAGGGACTGTTCTACTCTACACCACAGCAGCTGGCCGAGCTGGGTGTCACTACCAAAATGCTGCATGAAGTGACCTCCGTCAATACCGATGCCAAAACGCTGACTGCACGCGATCTGAAGACCGGTATTGAATTGACTGATACGTATGACAAACTGATCGTAACTACCGGTTCTTGGCCGATCATTCCGAAGTTCGAAGGAATCGAACTGGATAATATCGTATTGTCCAAAAACTTTAACCATTCCAACACGATTATCGAAAAAGCCAAATCGGCTCGTAATATCGTTGTCGTCGGTGCCGGTTATATCGGTGTCGAACTGGTGGAAGCATTCGAAATGAACGGCAAACAGGTGACTCTGATCGACGCTGAAGATCGTATTCTGAGCAAATACCTGGACCCTGAATTTACCGCACGTACCGAGGAACTGCTGACCAGCAAAGGCATCCAGCTGGCACTGGGCGAGAAAGTCGTGAAGTTCAATGGGGAAAATGGTAAAGTCAGCACGGTGGTCACCGACAAAGGTGAGCATGCTGCCGATATGGTTATTCTCTGCATTGGCTTCCGTCCACAAACCGAGCTGCTGGCCGGTCAAGTTGATATGCTGCCGAACGGTGCGATTATCGTCGACAAATATATGCAGACCAGCAAAAAAGATGTTTTTGCCGCTGGTGACAGCTGTGCTGTCTTCTACAACCCAACTCGTCAGCACGCCTATATCCCGCTGGCAACCAATGCAGTACGCATGGGTACGCTCGTAGCCCGCAATCTGGTGACACCAACCAATGAGTATATGGGTACACAGGGTACATCGGGGATCAAGATCTATGAGCAAAATATTGCCGGTACCGGTATGACCGAGACTTCTGCCCGTCTGGCTGGACTCGATGTAGAGACATCGACGTTCCAGGATCACTATCGTCCGGAGTTCATGCCGACCCATGAGACCGTTACGTTAAAAGTCGTCTACGAAAAAGATAGCCGTCGTATTCTGGGCGCACAGATTATGTCCGAAGCCGACCTGACCCAGTCGATCAATACTATCTCGGTATGTATCCAGACCGGTATGACCGTCGATCAGCTGGCATTCGTGGACTTCTTCTTCCAGCCGCATTACAACAAACCATGGAACTATCTGAACAGTGTAGGTCTGCAGGCGCTGGCACCGGTAGAAGCCAAACAGCCGGTTACGATCTAA
- a CDS encoding ABC transporter ATP-binding protein, translated as MVRLMTSKLDIAYEDRLIVEDLNIQIPQGRITALVGANGSGKSTILKTMARIMQPKAGAVLLDGKSIHKQSTREVAKQLAILPQTPTAPEGLTVTELVSYGRFPYQKGFGSMKAEDKEKIAWAIEATGMMDFHDRPIDQLSGGQRQRAWIAMSLAQDTEILFLDEPTTYLDMAHQLEVLQLLEKLNATSGRSIIMVVHDLNHASRYAHHMIAIKKGKAIAEGTPVEVMNCDVLRDVFGIEADIVVDPRSGVPLCLPYALAGNVKAAVAAEQQVQEVRQHSQLRTAAQN; from the coding sequence ATGGTGCGTTTGATGACGTCGAAGCTGGATATTGCCTATGAGGACCGTCTGATTGTTGAGGATCTGAATATCCAGATTCCGCAGGGCCGGATTACTGCACTGGTTGGTGCGAATGGATCGGGCAAATCTACGATTCTGAAGACGATGGCGCGTATTATGCAGCCCAAAGCCGGTGCCGTGCTGCTCGACGGCAAATCAATCCACAAGCAGTCTACCCGTGAAGTCGCCAAGCAGCTCGCTATCCTGCCTCAGACACCAACGGCTCCCGAAGGACTGACAGTGACGGAACTCGTCTCCTACGGACGCTTCCCGTACCAAAAGGGCTTTGGCTCCATGAAAGCCGAAGACAAGGAAAAGATCGCTTGGGCGATAGAAGCTACAGGGATGATGGATTTCCATGATCGTCCGATAGACCAGCTCTCCGGTGGTCAGCGCCAGCGTGCATGGATTGCCATGTCACTGGCACAGGATACAGAGATTCTGTTCCTCGATGAGCCAACGACCTATCTGGATATGGCGCATCAGCTGGAAGTGCTGCAGCTGCTGGAGAAGCTCAATGCTACATCCGGTCGCAGTATTATCATGGTCGTGCATGACTTGAATCATGCTTCCCGGTATGCCCATCACATGATTGCGATCAAAAAAGGCAAAGCGATCGCCGAAGGTACGCCGGTAGAGGTCATGAACTGCGATGTGCTGCGCGATGTATTCGGCATTGAAGCCGATATTGTCGTCGATCCGCGTAGCGGTGTGCCGCTCTGTCTGCCATATGCGCTGGCAGGCAATGTAAAAGCCGCCGTTGCTGCCGAGCAGCAGGTGCAGGAAGTACGTCAGCACAGTCAGCTGCGTACCGCTGCCCAGAACTAA
- a CDS encoding FecCD family ABC transporter permease, protein MNPVLFNRKRTVRTTITIAALIVIAFIVLLLSMNTGFTKMSPLEVLRTLFGGGTPRDELILFEFRLPRIVIALLVGTGLAIAGAILQGVSRNALADPGILGINSGAGLAVVLFVVTNPMRESASPMFMPFLALVGGFAAAAIIYLMAYKKDKGISSSRLVLSGIALAAGINALMIVLTLQLDPNEFNFIATWQAGSIWGSSWKFVLALLPWIVILLPAALWKARQLNVFSLGDDTATGLGSYLNKQRLLLLIIAVALSASCVAVSGGIGFIGLLGPHIARRLVGPRYEHVIPVSALIGAVLLLIADMVGRTLMENAEIPAGVMVAIIGGPYFLYLLARSRT, encoded by the coding sequence TTGAATCCGGTTCTTTTTAATCGTAAACGTACGGTGCGAACGACGATTACGATCGCTGCACTGATTGTGATTGCTTTTATAGTACTGCTGCTCAGTATGAATACAGGCTTTACCAAAATGTCACCGCTGGAAGTGCTGCGTACGCTGTTTGGTGGCGGTACGCCGCGGGACGAACTGATTTTGTTTGAGTTCCGGCTGCCGCGTATTGTCATCGCGCTGCTCGTCGGTACGGGACTGGCGATTGCTGGTGCCATCTTGCAGGGGGTATCCCGGAATGCACTGGCCGATCCGGGGATTCTCGGCATCAACTCCGGCGCTGGTCTTGCGGTTGTGCTGTTCGTCGTCACGAATCCGATGCGCGAATCCGCTTCGCCGATGTTCATGCCGTTTCTGGCGCTGGTCGGCGGCTTTGCGGCAGCGGCAATTATTTACCTGATGGCCTACAAAAAGGACAAAGGCATCTCGTCTTCACGACTCGTCCTGTCCGGGATCGCACTGGCTGCAGGGATCAATGCGCTGATGATTGTGCTGACTCTGCAGCTTGATCCGAATGAATTCAACTTTATCGCCACCTGGCAGGCGGGTAGCATCTGGGGCAGTAGCTGGAAATTCGTGCTCGCCCTGCTGCCATGGATCGTGATCCTGTTGCCAGCTGCCCTCTGGAAAGCAAGACAGCTGAACGTATTCTCACTCGGCGACGATACAGCAACAGGGCTTGGCTCGTATCTGAACAAGCAGCGTCTGCTGCTGCTGATTATCGCCGTAGCACTGAGTGCTTCTTGTGTGGCAGTGAGCGGCGGAATAGGATTTATCGGACTGCTGGGACCGCATATCGCCCGCCGCCTGGTCGGTCCGAGGTATGAGCATGTTATACCCGTATCGGCATTGATCGGCGCCGTGCTGCTGCTGATTGCCGATATGGTTGGCCGGACATTAATGGAAAATGCGGAGATTCCGGCTGGAGTCATGGTTGCTATTATCGGCGGCCCGTACTTCCTGTATCTGCTGGCTCGTTCAAGAACCTAG
- a CDS encoding FecCD family ABC transporter permease: MTRSTFVKGRQTSPKEEIWSRPYAALLIIIGGLVLLLAGLAFSVAKGSRQIPLDVVWQALVAFNPANQDHQVIWELRLPRAIAGALVGAAFAVAGALMQGMTRNPLADPGLLGVNAGAGFMLALCFAFFPGMGFNQLIMFSFIGAAVSVVLVYGIGSIAKGGLTPVRLALAGSAVAAMLVALSEGIALYFRISQDLAFWYAGGVAGVTWAQVDILWPWIAGALIGALLLSRSITILSLGDDVASGLGQRTSLVRLAAVLVVMVLAGASVSTVGAIGFIGLMIPHAARALVGVDYKWVIPTSAILGALLLVFADTFGRLLNPPTEQPVSALIALIGVPYFFYVIRKKVGDNF; the protein is encoded by the coding sequence ATGACTCGCAGTACGTTTGTGAAAGGCCGGCAGACCTCGCCGAAAGAAGAAATCTGGTCGCGTCCTTATGCAGCGCTGCTGATTATCATTGGCGGGCTTGTGCTTTTGCTGGCAGGACTGGCATTTTCGGTCGCCAAAGGCAGCAGGCAGATTCCGCTGGACGTCGTCTGGCAGGCACTTGTCGCTTTTAATCCGGCCAATCAGGATCATCAGGTAATCTGGGAGCTGCGTCTTCCGCGGGCGATTGCCGGTGCGCTGGTCGGCGCTGCTTTTGCAGTTGCTGGTGCGCTGATGCAGGGCATGACCCGCAATCCGCTGGCGGACCCGGGACTGCTCGGGGTCAATGCGGGTGCAGGATTTATGCTGGCGCTGTGCTTTGCCTTTTTCCCGGGGATGGGCTTTAATCAGCTGATCATGTTTTCCTTTATCGGGGCTGCTGTCAGTGTAGTACTCGTCTATGGAATTGGCTCGATTGCCAAAGGCGGGCTGACACCGGTTCGACTGGCACTGGCAGGTTCTGCGGTAGCCGCGATGCTGGTGGCACTGTCCGAAGGGATTGCACTGTATTTCCGGATCTCGCAGGATCTCGCATTCTGGTATGCAGGAGGCGTAGCCGGGGTGACCTGGGCGCAGGTCGATATTCTATGGCCATGGATCGCTGGTGCTCTGATTGGGGCCCTGCTGCTCTCCCGGTCGATAACGATTCTCAGTCTGGGCGATGATGTCGCCTCCGGACTCGGTCAGCGTACTAGCCTGGTACGTCTTGCTGCTGTACTGGTCGTGATGGTACTGGCAGGCGCTTCGGTATCTACCGTGGGCGCGATTGGATTTATCGGTCTGATGATTCCTCACGCAGCCCGTGCGCTGGTCGGTGTCGATTACAAATGGGTTATTCCGACCTCTGCTATTCTCGGTGCGCTGCTGCTTGTTTTTGCCGATACGTTTGGACGGCTGCTGAATCCGCCGACCGAACAGCCGGTAAGTGCGCTGATTGCCCTGATCGGGGTTCCTTACTTCTTCTATGTCATTCGGAAGAAAGTGGGGGATAACTTTTGA